tgacaATTCTATGTTTTTACTTAATTAGTTTGGTGGCCCTATGATATGAACACGTAGTTCTAGCTGGAATTGGTTTTTCTGTGCTATAATCTGTGGTTCTTTCCTGTCTTCTTCATATGAGCCATAGTCTGCTTGGTCCAGCATAGTTGTTTTTGGTTCTGTTTTCGTttcacccccccccccccccccccccccccccccccccccccccccgagtATGTTATTTTTTGGTTTATTGAGATTTCTAGCAATGGTAGATCCTGCAATAATTGGGAATCCAATAGCTTTATAAGCTAACAAAATATACCTTCgataaaaattgattttttttatagcAAGAATTAAATTGCTATAAATTTAAAACGACATAGATTAACCTACCAAAGTTCAAAGactaaattgttatttttataaaagttGTGTTTTTTTCGGTCAACCTCTGATCCTTACGAGAGAGTAGCTCAAATTCTACTTGGTAACATACAGCTATAGTCCGTCCAAGTAATTAAatctattatttattattatttcaattcgcGGTTTCTTAACGTTGTTCCAGCAGTGGGATACTGGTAGCCTCTCTCCATCGAGTAGAAATATTGAAATTTCTAGTCTGTTCTAACTGGAAGTGTTTTTATTTAATCTTGATCTTGGGTTAAGTTTCCTGACGCTCGTCGTTCTTATATTTCCTTATACTTGTGTAGTAGTTTCTTTTCCTGTAAGGAATAACATCCTTATCTGTCACATTTTTTTCAATGCATAATTTCTCGACTCTGTTTCTGTAGTTGAATTATGTTCTTGATCGAAGTAGGCTATTACCTTTCTCCATTAAAGGAGCTAAGAAGTGGCTTTCAGTTTTATAAGGAACCAATAAATTTACTTCCGTTGTCTACTTGgctttccttttatttttgtttgatgATTGTTTGATGATCTTGTGCTGCTCAGCCATAATCATGCTCTCCTCCTGACAACGAGAATTGTTGGTTAGTAATTCACTGGCAATTGAAGCATGTTttcctttatttctttgtttgttttttgtttttcctgaTCACCAGACTATCTGTTCAAGATGTCAGGGTATTGGAAGAGGTTACGATTTTCAAAAAGTGAATAAAATGCGTATGCTTTATATGTTACTACTTAAACTAATATTTGGTGGCAGTGTCCAGATATTCTTCTTTTGTATTGCTTGGCCTACTTTGTTTTCCAAGTAGATGGGAGAAGAAAATTTTGCAATCTTATATTATGTTAGATGACCACCTTGAACTTATTCAGCTAAGATTAGTATGTTGAAGAACAATTGCATCCTCTGTGGTTTAGTGAATTTAAATTATAGATTCACTCCTCGTAGCATAAAAATGATTGTTGACATACAACCATACACGGTTTATATCATTAGCAAAACATATCTCTCCTTTTTTCAATCTCCTTAACAATTAACATGATGATATTTGATATAATATTTAAGTGCATTTCATCTCGCTCAAATCtagtaatataaataattaCTTATTCTAGAAATGCATGATAAACTACAAGGATATATTTTTCAATTACTACTATTGCTATGAAGTTCCCTAATTTTTGAACAAGTGCAGTTGCTTAGTCTCATGTTGATGCAATTAATTTggatgaaaattaataaaagaacCAAAAATGAACCTGCTAATTATATTACTAATCACCATGCTTTGCTAACATTTTAGAAAATGAAATCTGGGTAAGAGAGAAACTTCCTTCCTTCTGTCTTGGTGCATGATTGAAGCTATATTCTAGGGGATTGGTTATTAGCCAGGATGCAATTTTATTCTCATGCCTAGGTGGTTTAGTAGAAAAAACCTTGGGAATTAAATGGGAAATTTGGATTGATCTGCTCTGAATCAAATGGAAAATCCCAATCCAGGATAGGGGAATTGGTAGCTGAAGTATTGGCTGAGAAAATCTCATGGACATCAGGATCTAGATTTTGCACACTATGAGTCCCTCCTACGTTGCTCCTTTGGCATGGGGATGGAGTGAAGTAGTTTTTGTCGGGTGAGGTTGGAGAGGTAAATGACCGAGTAAAGCTTCCCAAAGCAGAGTGAGTGTCGATGGCTAAATTTGAAAAGCCAGCATTTACAATGTCCTTACATCCAACAGAAGTTGAGCTTGAGCCAAAGCAGAAGGTAGATGCCTTATTTTCAAGCTTTTCGATGTTCTGAATGGTTTGATTACCGAATAGGTTTTCCTGCAAAGGCTGCAGCTCATGAGGATCGCGGTCAGTTTCCTTCTGTTCTTGCTTATCTGGTGAATGACATGTTTGGGCTAAATAGTTCCCTTGGGAACATGTGTGCTTTCCTCGGTATGTAATCTCAAATACTGAAGGGTCTTCATCTGATCTCTGCACTTGCTTTACTGCCCAACAATTCTGAGTATTGCGAAAAGTGCATCGATAGTAGCTTCTGCAAGTATGCAACAACCAGGCATTAGACTATTTGATGTGAAACAGGGGATGAATCTTTATTATCATTAAGCAGATTATAACTGAAGTCAACTTCTAAATCATGTTTGGATAAGGAAAATTAGGTTTTTCCtctttattcaaaataattcttgtattttatttaatttggtttatgataacttttcattttttttttcttttttatttttacaaattaGTTTTTTGGCTTATTAAAGAAGTGGACTTTGACTTTGAATTTTGAGTTAGTTGACATTTCTGCCTCATTTATTTTTCTGTCAATTTCCGTATACTCAATTCTCTTTCTATTTCTCTTTTTGGGTTTCCTTCATATTGCCTATTGCATTCATCCATTACACAAACAATAAAGTTTAAGATCTCTCCTCCCGTTATCATGTTTGTATTTATACACTGAAATAATGATTTTTCAATATCATTGTGTGGgtatttgaatatattttcaGTATATGTCTTGCATGTTTTTCgaggaggaagaggaagaaatcATCTCACCTGGGATATGTTGCACCAAGTATGTCCTTTTGGCCATACTTTCTCCAGCTATAACCATCCTCGTGGGGTCCTTCGAATCCCGTCTCAGAGTTCACTTTCACTTGTTCTGTCCATCTGGGCTGTGTCTTTCTGTAATCACAGATAATgttgctttaattttgttttcttaaaaaagattaaatttgtTTATTAACTAAGTTCTTATTTGTTCTAAGGTTGACTTTGAAAAGTTGGGAAGAAAATTCTGATATTCACCTCTTCTTTGATTCTTTTCTGGAGTCCTGAGGGTCCTTGAGAACTCTACCAGAGTCATCACTAGAAGGACTTCCATTAACCGAAATTGGAGAGCCTGGCAAACCAGGGGTCGCTTCAACCATCTGAAGCTGATTCGTTGGTCCGTTCCATTTCAGTATCAAAAGAGCTTTCTCATATGAAGATAAAATTCCTTGTACTAATGATCCTCTGCTTTCTTCTCCAGATGCTGAACTCAACTCTGTTCTCAATTGCTTGGTAAGCTCCATCCCCTGAATTAGCTCACCAATGAGTGACTTTTGATCCCAGCTCCACCCACTTTCCATTTTCAATTCCTCTCAGTttcataaaattaaacaaactgaACTACTCTACTATTGTGCTAGTTCATGGTAGGAAGAACAAGAGAGTAAATTTCTGTTTGAATTTGTACGTTTGTCAAGAAGCAGAAGCTTTCTATCTAGGAAGAAGAAGCAAAAGCAAGAGGAAGTGGAAGTGGAAGTGGAAGACCCAAATGGTAAAGAATCAGAGATAACAAACATGGAAATAGCCAGATGAGGTAATTTTGATTAATTGAATATATGTGTTTTTAATTTGAAACTGAAGTGGATAAAAGGGGAGAGAGAAGAataagaggaagaaaaagagatagataggaagaaagaaagaagagctTTGGGTTTAAGAAGAAGCAGTGTTGGGTTTTTATAAAGGAAGACAACtttgtttcattattttaaaaatctaatTGAACAGTTAGAAGTTGGGG
This region of Cucumis melo cultivar AY chromosome 7, USDA_Cmelo_AY_1.0, whole genome shotgun sequence genomic DNA includes:
- the LOC103493087 gene encoding probable WRKY transcription factor 41, which produces MESGWSWDQKSLIGELIQGMELTKQLRTELSSASGEESRGSLVQGILSSYEKALLILKWNGPTNQLQMVEATPGLPGSPISVNGSPSSDDSGRVLKDPQDSRKESKKRKTQPRWTEQVKVNSETGFEGPHEDGYSWRKYGQKDILGATYPRSYYRCTFRNTQNCWAVKQVQRSDEDPSVFEITYRGKHTCSQGNYLAQTCHSPDKQEQKETDRDPHELQPLQENLFGNQTIQNIEKLENKASTFCFGSSSTSVGCKDIVNAGFSNLAIDTHSALGSFTRSFTSPTSPDKNYFTPSPCQRSNVGGTHSVQNLDPDVHEIFSANTSATNSPILDWDFPFDSEQINPNFPFNSQGFFY